Below is a window of Methylosinus sp. PW1 DNA.
CCACGCGTGATGGCGGCGGCGTCCTCGGCCGAAACTATGCCGGTTTCGGCCAGCATGGCGACATGAGCGAGGGAGCCCCGCACATCCTGTGGGCCGAGGCGCTTGTCGAAATCGATGGAGACGTTGATCGCCTCCAGGATTGCGTCGGTTGCGCTCTGAAAGCGGCCCCCCCATATTTTGCTCGTCATAACTCCTCGCGGAACAGGGATCGATGACCGACCAGATAGAAAGCTCCAGCCGAGGCAATCTGCCGAAAATCGCGGGCGCGACTCTCGCCGTCGCCGCCATCGCCGGCGTTCTATACGTGAACGGCGGCTCTAGCGGCAAGACGAGCGTGGTGAGCCAGGCCTGCGCCGCCTCCCGCGACACCTCGCAGCGCGTGTCGGCGCTCGCCAAGGGCGAGGTCGCGGCCATGGCCATAGCGAGCGCGCCCGAGCCCATGCCGGAAGTGACCTTCACCGGGCCGGACGGAAAGCCGCGCAAGCTCGAGGACTTCAAGGGCAAGACCGTGCTGCTCAACCTCTGGGCCACATGGTGCGTGCCCTGCCGCGGCGAGATGGCCGCGCTCGATCGGCTGCAGGCGGCGGCCGGCTCGGACAAGTTCGAGGTGGTGACGATCAATGTCGACACGTCCAGGCTCGAGCGGCCCAAGGCCTTCCTCGGCGAGATCGGCGCGAAGAATCTCGCCTATTACGCCGATCCCAAGGCCGAGATTTTCTTCCAGCTGCGCCAGACCGGGCAGGCGCTGGGCCTGCCGACGACCTTTTTGATCGACGGCTCCGGCTGCCAGATCGGCCTGATGCAGGGTCCGGCCAATTGGGATTCGGAAGAGGGCCGCTCTCTGGTGACGCGCACGGCGGAGCTCTCCTCGCGGCCGACGCCCTGAGGATGAGGCTTTGAGCGACGACATATTGCGGCCCTGGGAGGTCCGCTCCTCGCAGACGCTCGTGCAGGATTCATGGCTCACGCTGCGGGCGGATCATTGCGTGACGCAGCGCGGCGTCTCGCTCGATCCCTATTACGTGCTGGAATATTCCGACTGGGTCCATGTCGTCGCGCTGGACGAGGAGGACCGTCTGCTGCTGGTCCGGCAATATCGCCATGGCGCCGGCGTGGCGTCGCTGGAGCTGCCGGGCGGCAGAATGGACGCGCATGAGAGCGATCCCGTCGCCACCGGCGCGCGGGAGTTGCTGGAAGAAACCGGACACGCCGCGCCATCATTGCGACATTTGGCGCGTCTTTCGCCCAATCCGGCGAGCCACGCCAATTGGATTCACGTCCTTTATGGCGAGGGCGCGAAAGAGGTGGCGCCTCTGAATCTCGACAGCGGCGAGGATATTCGCGTCGAGCGCGTCCCCTGGCGCGAGGCGCTGGCGCTGGCGCTCGGCGGGGAAATCATCAACAGCCAGCATGTCGCGCTGCTGGCCATCGCCTTGGCGCAGACGAAAGGCGTCAAGATCGGCGGTTAGGGCTCTCCCTTCTCCCACTTGTGCACGGCTGTCCGGGGAATGAGTCGATAGGTCGCGGGCGCATGCCCGGCTTTCCCGAGAGTTTCGGGGTACTTTCTGGTTGTCGAGACTCAGAAAGAAAGAGCCGGACATGCGCCTCGAGAATAGCGTCTTCGTCGAGCTTCTCAAACCGATCGATCGTCGCAGCTTCCAGAAGATCGTGGATCGTCACGGCGGCGACGCCTACGACAAATCCTTCAGGAGCTGGAGCCATCTGGTGGCGCTGATCTTCGCGCAGCTGGGCGCGGTCGTCAGCCTGCGCGCCCTCGTCGCCGCCTTCAACGCCGAGGCCAATGGGCATTATCACCTGGGCGTCGGGCGTTTCGCGCGCTCGACGCTCGCCGAAGCCAGCGCCCGCCGGCCCGTCGCCGTCTTCGCCGATCTCTTCGCTCTGCTCGCCGCGACGCTCGACCGCAAGACGCGGCGCGAGGGAGCCGAGATGCTCCGCCTCATCGACTCGACCCCCATCCCTTTGAGCAAGTTCCATGCGTTCGCCCGCTCCAACGGCCGCATCCACGGGCTCAAAATGCATGTCGCCTATGATCGCGGGGCCGACCGTCCCTATCGCGTCGAGGTGACGCTCGCCAATGTCAATGATGTCACCATCGGCAAGAAGACGCCGATCGAGGCGGGCGCCACCTATGTCTTCGACAAGGGCTATTATGATTTCAAATGGTGGAAGGGCATTCACGACGCCGGGGCGCTCTTCGTCACGCGGCCAAAGACCAACACGCGCTTGAAGGTCGTCGCCGAACGGCCGCTCGATAAGACCCGCGGCGACGGCTTCACCGTGCTCGCGGACAGCGAGGTCGCGCTGGCCAGCAAGGGCGATTCCAAGCTGCGGATGCGCCTGCGCCGCATCCGCATCGAGCGCGACGCGGCGAGCCGGACGAAATCGCCGATCATCGAGGTGATCACCAACGACATGACCCGCGATGCGGTGGAGATCGCCGCGCTCTACAAGGCGCGCTGGGCGATCGAGCTGCTGTTCCGCTGGCTGAAGCAGCATCTCTCGATCCGCAAGTTCTTGGGCAAGAACGAGAACGCCATCAAGCTTCAGCTGCTGGCGGCGATGATCGCCTTCCTGCTGCTGCGCATCGCCGCGCACAGCCACGGCGTCACTCTGCCGCCGCTGCGCTTCGCCGAGCTGGCTGGCCGCTTCCTGTTCGCGCGCCGGCCCGTCGCATCGATCGACGAGCCGCCGCCCAAATATCGCGTGCCGAGCCGGTGGAAGTCCGACTGCCAGATCGAGATGATCTATGCCTGAGTTTCCCCGGACAGCCGTGCCACTTGTGGGAGAAGGCGGCCCGGCGTAGCCGGGTCGGATGAGGGTCCATACGAATTAGCGCTGCTTCGAAATGAGAGCCCGGCGGCGTCCCGGACCCTCATCCGACCCTCGCTGACGCGAGGGCCACCTTCTCCCGCGAAGCGGGAGAAGGGAGAACGCTGAGATTCCGCCCGATTACGCCTTGGCCGTCTGCGCGTGGGCGATGCCTTCCTTGTCGAAGAGCGCGGTCAACTCGCCGGACTGGAACATCTCGCGGGTGATGTCGCAGCCGCCGATGAACTCGCCCTTCACATAGAGCTGGGGAATGGTCGGCCATTGCGAATAGGCCTTGATGCCGTCGCGAATGAAGGGATCGGCCAGCACATTGACGCTCTTGAAGGGAACGCCGACATGGCCGAGAATCTGGCAGACCTGCATGGAGAAGCCGCATTGCGGCGCGGCGGGCGTGCCCTTCATGAACAGCACGACGTCGGCGCTGTCGATCTCGTTCTTGATCGCGGTAGTGGTGGAGTCGGACATGGGGATTACCTCGTCTAGCGGAATTCAAGGTTCCGTTGCAGGCGGCCCGGCGAGCGCCGCCGGGCGTGGAAACGATTCTTAGAGCGCGATCGTGGTCAGCGCCAGAGCATGCAGCTCGCCGCCGAGGCGCTCGCCGAAAGCCTTGTTGACCATCTGATGCTGCTGCACGCGGCTCTTGCCGCGGAAGGACTCCGACTTCACCGAGGCGGCCCAATGATCGCCGTCGTCGGCGAGCGCGGTGATCTCGATCACGGCGTCCGGTATGGCCACCTTGATGAGACGCTCGATTTCACTTCTTTCCATCGCCATTGCGCTTCGACCTCCTAAAAGCCTAGAGCGAAGACGCTGTCGTCCCCGGCCATATAGGCCGGCAACGGCGCCTGCTGCGCATGTTGCACGTCGCAAAGCAATATCGGCGCCTCGCCGGGCAGATGCAACTCGTTTCCGCCGGTCGCGCCGAGAGCGAGAACCGCCACGCCCGCGGCCTTCGCATCCGCCTCGATCGCCGCCGCTTCCGCCGGCTCGGTCACGACCAGATAGCGCGCCTGATCCTCGCCGA
It encodes the following:
- a CDS encoding TlpA disulfide reductase family protein encodes the protein MTDQIESSSRGNLPKIAGATLAVAAIAGVLYVNGGSSGKTSVVSQACAASRDTSQRVSALAKGEVAAMAIASAPEPMPEVTFTGPDGKPRKLEDFKGKTVLLNLWATWCVPCRGEMAALDRLQAAAGSDKFEVVTINVDTSRLERPKAFLGEIGAKNLAYYADPKAEIFFQLRQTGQALGLPTTFLIDGSGCQIGLMQGPANWDSEEGRSLVTRTAELSSRPTP
- a CDS encoding NUDIX hydrolase translates to MSDDILRPWEVRSSQTLVQDSWLTLRADHCVTQRGVSLDPYYVLEYSDWVHVVALDEEDRLLLVRQYRHGAGVASLELPGGRMDAHESDPVATGARELLEETGHAAPSLRHLARLSPNPASHANWIHVLYGEGAKEVAPLNLDSGEDIRVERVPWREALALALGGEIINSQHVALLAIALAQTKGVKIGG
- a CDS encoding IS4 family transposase, with protein sequence MRLENSVFVELLKPIDRRSFQKIVDRHGGDAYDKSFRSWSHLVALIFAQLGAVVSLRALVAAFNAEANGHYHLGVGRFARSTLAEASARRPVAVFADLFALLAATLDRKTRREGAEMLRLIDSTPIPLSKFHAFARSNGRIHGLKMHVAYDRGADRPYRVEVTLANVNDVTIGKKTPIEAGATYVFDKGYYDFKWWKGIHDAGALFVTRPKTNTRLKVVAERPLDKTRGDGFTVLADSEVALASKGDSKLRMRLRRIRIERDAASRTKSPIIEVITNDMTRDAVEIAALYKARWAIELLFRWLKQHLSIRKFLGKNENAIKLQLLAAMIAFLLLRIAAHSHGVTLPPLRFAELAGRFLFARRPVASIDEPPPKYRVPSRWKSDCQIEMIYA
- the grxD gene encoding Grx4 family monothiol glutaredoxin translates to MSDSTTTAIKNEIDSADVVLFMKGTPAAPQCGFSMQVCQILGHVGVPFKSVNVLADPFIRDGIKAYSQWPTIPQLYVKGEFIGGCDITREMFQSGELTALFDKEGIAHAQTAKA
- a CDS encoding BolA/IbaG family iron-sulfur metabolism protein, which translates into the protein MAMERSEIERLIKVAIPDAVIEITALADDGDHWAASVKSESFRGKSRVQQHQMVNKAFGERLGGELHALALTTIAL